In a genomic window of Diadema setosum chromosome 3, eeDiaSeto1, whole genome shotgun sequence:
- the LOC140226308 gene encoding uncharacterized protein, with amino-acid sequence MVKPTISTIDPVQAEKAAQKAKEAGMVEIPIKTDKEEVEVLTAVEGGKTCCTRRVRKLVSALVVVVILIVLAVTLAVVFLGGGPSWLCGTNNAVEQSDHMSSWEWKKGKMGDMDMGNPGKHGWHDDDDDERGDDHHDRDDDFDNDRDHDDDGDGGNWEHGDRDDDGDHPRPPHPHPPHGHHGHHGDRSHERPEEDEGEERDV; translated from the exons ATGGTGAAACCAACGATTAGCACCATTGATCCAGTGCAGGCCGAGAAGGCGGCGCAAAAGGCCAAGGAAGCGGGTATGGTGGAG ATTCCCATCAAAACCGACAAAGAAGAGGTAGAAGTACTAACTGCCGTTGAGGGCGGCAAAACCTGCTGCACAAGACGGGTCCGGAAGCTGGTGTCGGCTCTAGTCGTCGTGGTCATCCTGATCGTGCTCGCCGTCACTCTAGCAGTGGTCTTCCTGGGAGGTGGGCCCTCCTGGCTCTGCGGCACAAATAACGCAGTGGAACAG AGCGACCACATGTCATCATGGGAgtggaaaaagggaaaaatggggGACATGGACATGGGGAACCCAG GGAAACATGGCTGGcacgatgacgacgacgacgaacGCGGAGATGATCACCACGACAGGGATGATGATTTCGACAACGATCGCGATCacgatgatgacggtgatggCGGTAACTGGGAGCACGGTGACCGAGACGACGACGGCGACCACCCACGTCCGCCGCACCCACATCCACCCCATGGTCATCATGGTCATCACGGCGACCGTAGTCATGAACGTCCAGAAGAAGACGAAGGAGAAGAACGCGACGTCTAG